The region TTGAAGAAGAAAATCGGACGAAACTGAATTTGTCCATTCACAATGCTGTATAACCCTGCCACAATAATGAACATTGATGGCCACGACAATCTCAGAGCACCCACCGGAGGCAAGGAGAGGAGCTCATCCTGGTTGGTTTTGTAGCGGACGTTGAACAGTGCCACCACACGGAAGCAGCAGCGCCAAGGCGCCATCACAACAATGATGGCAACGGTGCTATAGTGAACTGAATCCTGCTACACAAGAGGAACAAGAGAAATAACAGTGAGTGAAGTTTCCTACTCTACTTTGGCTTAATTAATAGAACCAAAGTAACCAGTGTGAATGAAGCCAAAGGCATAACGGTGAGGACCGGAGAAATATGTCTACATGATTCAGACCGCATCATTGAACTACATATGAATGGCAGAGAGCCCCAAACCAAATTGGCTTTATTTATCAGGTAAGTGACATTAGAACAGAGAATTATCTTATCATCAAGTAAAGAGTGACATGACGACCTCTCCACGCCTGTTACTTGCTTGAAACTACATCAACTACCTACCAgcgcatacatacatacatgggtTAATTATTAAAGATCCTTTAATTCCTTTGTTGTCATCGTATCTTATatctgaacacacacacacacacacacacaaacacacacacacacacacacacacacacacacacatttttttgcaGTGGATGCGGGGATTTTATTTGTTACTGGGAAGCTGTAAATCTTGCTTTGTTTTGACTCAAGGACCTTGTGGTTTGAAATAAATTCCTCTGCTTTCATTAATTCATTTgggctcctctcctctcctctgaagagaagagaagaaataAACAGAGAGGTCTCACTTGGATGAGTTGTTGTGTGATAAGCAAACAAATATTCTGCTAATGACTCAATTAAGGATATGAGCACGATTAGACCACACAAGACAAGAGCAAAAAAAAAACTGAATTGGCCTAGTAGAAGAAAGAGGGAAGGGAACAAAGATGAGAGAGGGGGAGGGGACCTTCCAATTCCTCCCTTGGCTGTCGGCATTGCTGTCGTTAGCCGTTGTACCAACAAAACAGAGAAGACGAGACGGGGgtcagagaagaagaaaaaaagaatagGAGGATGGGGTATGGGCGAGAGCTCACCTTGGCGAGCAGGGACGAAGGCTCCGTGTCCATGAGCGGAGCAGCAGCAGCGTCCTCGCCTCCCGATGATggcgagcagcagcagtagcagctcctCTCGGCGATGATGAAGCGCGGCCGTCGCCTTTGGCCCTGCGTCGCCAGGGTGCAGCGGCTGGGCGAGTCATGGCCCGTGCCCCTCGGTGAGCGGCCGCGCGAGTCGTGGCCCGTGCCCCTCGATGACCTTGGGCCGGCAGCAGACGGCGGCTCGGCCTCCTCGTCAGTTCTAGGGTTAGGGGAGGGGAATGACAGGAGGAGAGGAGGAAAGGTGTGAGGGGGATGGGATCctacaggaggaggaggagaggcgagAGGGGGAGGAGGCAGAGGTGGCGGCCGGAGGGGAGGAGGCAGAGATGGCGGTGCGAGGAAGAGGGTGGGGAGCCATGgcatggaggaagaggagaggcgcgAGTGCGGGAGGAGAGGAAGAGGCTGCGGGAGGAGCGGCGCCTAGGGTTACACACGGGCCGCTGCATTTTATACGTCAGCGGGTGAAAAGACGACAATGCCCTCAGTGGGGCACGTGATTTACAGGCGGTGGCACCAGAAATTCCATTGCAGCAGCGGCAGACGAGATCGAACGGCGCGGATCGAACGCCGGTTTGATCGGACGGCCAGTACCAGTCCACCAGGACATCCGACGGCCACTACGCGTCAGGGAGATCGATCGAACGGTCCAGAATCCAAACGAACGTGGGAGCTCCATTTTGTTTCAGACTCTAACAAGGGGATGCAACAATTCCCCAATCTCCTGTAATTCGATCTGTACTGCTACTACTTCAGAGAGTGACCAGATCGATCCTACTCCACCCCGCTCGCTACCTAACACTTGGTATGAGAGACCAAATAGTCTCCCTCCCCGATCCGTTCTGGCGCACCTCATCGAGACGAGAGGCTTGCGGCAAGCGCGAGAAGCGATGGATCCGGGCGTCTCGGCCTTTCTTAACCTCTTCGAGTCCAAGATAGAGGCCGCAATCGACGGTCTCACCAAGGCCCAGCAATCTACATCGGCCAAGATCGATGACCTGCTTGCCTGGCGCCCGATCTCGAGCGTCGATTGGCGGATCTGAGCGACGCTGTCATGACTCTGCAGCACGCGCAAGCACCTCCTCCGGCCCGATCCAACGCGGATCCGGTACCTGAGAGCGCGAAGCAGCGATCCAGACTCAAGGGCCCGATGGCCACGGCGAATTCCACACCAAACGGGGGCCATCGGCGGCGTCCCTCacgacgccgccgccgctcccggctAACGGTACGACCACTGATCCCACCACCCCAGTGTTGTTGTCCCCTTTCGGCCACGCCAGTCAGATGCTTGCTGGCCTGGGCCAGGCACACCCATCCATCACATTCCCCCAATTTTCGGGCGAAAATCCAAACCTGTGGAAAACCCTATGTGAACAATACTTTGCCATGTTTGGGATCGTGCCTTCCTTCCGGGTACCCATGGCAGCTCTGAACTTCACCGGATCAGCAGATGTATGGCTGCAATCAATCCAAAAGCGTTTAGGTGAGTTCGATTCGGATTCCTTTACAACTCTGTTG is a window of Triticum dicoccoides isolate Atlit2015 ecotype Zavitan chromosome 2B, WEW_v2.0, whole genome shotgun sequence DNA encoding:
- the LOC119366194 gene encoding extensin-like: MPWLPTLFLAPPSLPPPLRPPPLPPPPLASPPPPVGSHPPHTFPPLLLSFPSPNPRTDEEAEPPSAAGPRSSRGTGHDSRGRSPRGTGHDSPSRCTLATQGQRRRPRFIIAERSCYCCCSPSSGGEDAAAAPLMDTEPSSLLAKQDSVHYSTVAIIVVMAPWRCCFRVVALFNVRYKTNQDELLSLPPARVVDVGQASALLLN